One Onthophagus taurus isolate NC chromosome 11, IU_Otau_3.0, whole genome shotgun sequence genomic window carries:
- the LOC111415525 gene encoding nuclear transcription factor Y subunit beta-like: MKKYFVFTCLLLTTQAVDLESSETQSTGRGVSSAKNLNAIPLSNQKNQDSQYFTQQPAIQQYYPPPSPYSAQYQPPQHQPAMIVIAQPAQLQQQLLTTAAQQLLQYFHGNPQARVQFLQGNFVPNIGNVQHSQPQPQFIPPQPLPYYHLIQQPYQQYQNAPIQGQQIPPQPQIQSQPSYNVPQSAPSEVPQFIPYPSGQFGHSTSLNHISALAQLAAQKYVPQVNYRNPPTIITGLENFTPEQQAQIKAQINSGQPITPLKSSTPLNTAALQQLYSSQNSGKIQDNNLNQEYQPTSNEDVKGNNQNTNYSSNNNNNNNGNNYSNYNTKG, from the exons atgaagaaatatttt gTCTTTACATGTCTTCTTCTTACAACCCAAGCTGTTGATTTAGAATCTTCGGAAACTCAATCAACAGGGAGAGGAGTTTCTTCAGCTAAGAATCTTAACGCAATTCCTTTATCGAACCAAAAAAATCAAGATTCTCAATATTTCACTCAACAACCTGCTATTCAACAATATTACCCCCCTCCATCACCTTATTCAGCTCAATATCAACCTCCTCAACATCAACCAGCTATGATCGTAATCGCCCAACCGGCTCAGTTACAACAACAACTTTTAACGACAGCTGCTCAACAACTCCTTCAGTATTTCCATGGAAATCCTCAAGCTCGGGTTCAATTTCTCCAAGGAAATTTTGTCCCCAATATAGGAAATGTTCAACATTCGCAAcctcaacctcaatttattCCCCCACAACCTCTTCCTTATTACCATTTAATCCAACAACCATATCAACAATATCAAAACGCACCAATCCAAGGTCAACAAATTCCACCCCAACCTCAAATTCAATCTCAACCAAGTTATAATGTTCCACAATCGGCTCCATCCGAAGTTCCTCAGTTTATTCCGTATCCTTCGGGCCAATTTGGACATTCAACATCTTTAAATCATATATCAGCATTAGCCCAATTGGCTGCTCAAAAATATGTCCCTCAAGTTAATTACAGAAATCCCCCAACTATTATTACCGGGTTAGAAAATTTCACCCCAGAACAACAagctcaaattaaagctcaaattAATTCTGGACAACCAATAACGCCATTGAAAAGTTCAACaccactaaatactgctgctTTACAACAATTGTATAGCTCTCAAAATtcgggaaaaattcaagataataatttaaaccaaGAATATCAACCAACCAGTAATGAAGATGTTAAAGGAAATAATCAAAACACAAATTATtccagcaataataataataataataatggcaACAATTATAGTAATTACAATACAAAAGGataa
- the LOC111415527 gene encoding cilia- and flagella-associated protein 298 has product MVIIHVKNKDQSQFLYETTLDTSIDDLVVQIVAIYNGRLKIQRICAEMEELAKYGTLYPPEILGLTPEQVEELKLVDHDGERCIPSGGFTLVKDPIGRRNGKQPKKDMQDLIKKSVNEAKEMISKKLVLQNVIMTKKIIQNAIDLLKGTVLIVYPMKLPVHDVIRMEFDNIEDLSGTQAALEVIDPASAQIWFCGKEMYRDKKFVRDYVGKFENCKVIMKISNRGEGAPSREPIMNEDQRKQMMLHAYRKQEELKKLANDDDDSYLNSSWADSGNLKRAFHGLDNISWRPRK; this is encoded by the exons atggtaataattcaCGTAAAAAACAAAGATCAAAGCCAATTTTTATACGAAACCACCCTCGATACATCAATTGACGATTTGGTGGTTCAAATCGTTGCTATTTACAACGGAAGATTAAAAATCCAAAGAATATGTGCTGAAATGGAGGAGTTAGCAAAATACGGAACTTTATATCCCCCCGAAATCTTGGGGTTAACTCCCGAACAAgttgaagaattaaaattggTCGATCACGACGGTGAAAGATGCATACCAAGTGGTGGATTTACCCTTGTTAAAGACCCAATTGGTAGAAGAAACGGGAAACAGCCCAAAAAAGATATGCAAGATctcattaaaaaaagtgttaacgAAGCGAAAGAGATGATCTCGAAGAAATTGGTTCTCCAAAATGTTATTAtgacgaaaaaaattattcaaaacgctattgatttattaaaaggaACGGTTTTAATTGTGTACCCAATGAAATTGCCGGTTCACGATGTTATTAGAATGGAGTTTGATAACATTGAAGATTTATCTGGAACTCAAGCTGCTTTAGAAGTCATCGATCCGGCTTCGGCTCAAATTTGGTTTTGCGGAAAAGAAATGTACcgagataaaaaatttgttcgtGATTATGttggaaaattcgaaaattgcaaa gtaataatgaaaatttcaaatcgcGGCGAAGGAGCGCCAAGTAGAGAACCGATAATGAATGAGGATCAAAGGAAACAAATGATGCTTCACGCTTATAGAAAACAAGAAGAGCTAAAAAAATTAGcgaatgatgatgatgatagtTACTTAAATTCGAGTTGGGCTGATAGTGGGAATTTAAAACGAGCTTTTCATGGGTTGGATAATATTTCTTGGAGACCGaggaaatga